In Debaryomyces hansenii CBS767 chromosome A complete sequence, a genomic segment contains:
- a CDS encoding DEHA2D12056p (similar to uniprot|P32386 Saccharomyces cerevisiae YLL048C YBT1 Bile transporter of the ATP-binding cassette (ABC) family), whose amino-acid sequence MLYQNSTCPFWVFDDITRCSRDNYLDFGIPLILLLASSSILVVKSTKSILKRDKTIKLQEGETRPLLSNSGAYGTIEQEEPRKDAIKKAHFDLNGLSDTNEDGSSHGHTQEVYKNAFERFRVSLEYLLVAFQFGIALSSFFVRDLRKEWRATPYVPVTKALFWAYLFTICTIRTMNLKKVTIRLPNLWVHSTTLYFFNFFPAILIFRSVLIGHVKNKTVRTFYITEFVIASILLVLNFTATVGDKPSQLYVTTDGVKSSPETVSSILSFVTYSWLDKMVFQAYKNPLEMNDIWSLRRDDYALLVLQSFEASKSTAKFTIKLFSHFKYLFAIQAFWAVVESITVFIPSLLLKRILEYVEDPVSTPKNLAWTLVCLMPFIKMIDSIASGCSLFLGRRVCLRMKAILIGEIYAKALRRKITVSEVSKKDADIDDKSKKTKKNKDKKTKNDKEDSSNTAELGAIINLMSIDAFKVSEICGYLHFFVGALFMIVICISLLYGLLGWSALVGAVSIVALLPLNYKIASYIAGLQKRMLAITDKRIQKLNETFQSIRIIKFFAWENRFFESIMKVRNEEIHELRLRMACWAAGAFVWFITPTIITLLSFYCYTVIEGNTLTAPIAFTSLSLFTLLRTPLDQLSDMTSYVVQSKVSLDRIGDFLNEEETSKYEQLGQTPGPNSPAIGFEEASFAWNLKSENDFKLRDINIDFKEGKLNVIIGPTGSGKTSLLLALLGEMDLISGKVFLPGIISRDHLVIDPRTGLTDSVAYCSQSAWLLNDSIKNNITFSSPFNQMRYDKVIEACGLKRDLEILSAGDATEIGEKGITLSGGQKQRVSLARALYSNSKNVLLDDCLSAVDSHTALWIYENCISGPLMENRTCILISHNVALTVQKAEWIVVMENGRIKAQGNPEDLLKTGDLGDDDLVASSFANSRSQSSVNLKSLEDKNTEMKAKSAAIEAKLQTIADQPEADVKTDGKLVEEEGKSSGVVGFDVYSGYAKLLGGIPTWAIIILTYTVSQAVYMFQSWWLRNWSLDSESSSQFLMNKIALASVGTTYDFSQLRQLPIVNTIVGASGLVASTVSRVNTYKEENNTLYYISIYAVIGVSYSIFACIRVVVTFFAGIHASNRIFKKILTTVLGAKLRFFDKTPQGRIMNRFSKDIESVDQELMPFAEGAFICVVQCVSTLILITLITPGFLFFAVIISFLYYLVGIFYVTTSRELKRFESVTKSPIHQHFSESLTGVASIRAYGVETRFMKQNLNSIDKNNRPFFYLWVANRWLSFRIDAVGSLVMFFSGVFVLTSIGKIDAGLAGLSLSYAIAFSESALWVVRLYATVEMNMNSVERLQEYFTIDQEPPQEIPETEPRASWPERGEINVQDVSLRYAPELPRVIKNVTFDVEPNNKIGIVGRTGAGKSTIITAFFRFLDPETGSIFIDGVDITKIGLRNLREAITIIPQDPTLFTGTIRSNLDPFDQYTDAQIYEALRRVNLISSDELTISGTNESGENQNKFTDLDSAVSEGGNNLSQGQRQLMCLGRSLLKSPKVILLDEATASIDYKSDAMIQQTIRQEFSNSTILTIAHRLRSIVDYDKILVMDAGRVVEYDNPYVLISKKNSLFYSMCENSGELDSLTKLAKETYVKNKNKTLNA is encoded by the coding sequence ATGTTGTATCAGAATAGTACGTGCCCCTTTTGGGTATTCGATGATATAACAAGGTGTTCCAGAGATAATTATTTAGATTTTGGCATACcgttaatattattattagcatCATCGCTGATTTTAGTGGTTAAAAGTACGAAATCTATATTAAAGAGAGATAAGACTATCAAACTACAAGAAGGAGAAACAAGACCTCTCTTGTCGAATTCTGGGGCGTATGGAACGATTGAGCAAGAAGAACCCAGGAAAGATGCGATTAAAAAAGCTCATTTCGACCTTAATGGATTGAGTGATACTAATGAGGATGGTTCATCACACGGCCATACCCAGGAAGTATATAAGAATGCATTTGAAAGATTCAGAGTGTCTCTTGAGTATTTACTAGTTGCGTTTCAATTTGGTATTGCTCTATCTTCATTCTTTGTCAGAGACCTCCGTAAGGAATGGAGAGCTACACCGTATGTCCCGGTGACGAAAGCTTTATTCTGGGCTTATTTGTTTACTATATGTACTATCCGTACTATGAACTTGAAGAAGGTTACAATTCGTTTACCCAATTTATGGGTTCATTCCACCacattatattttttcaacttcttccCTGCCATCCTTATTTTCAGATCTGTTTTAATTGGACACgttaaaaataaaacagtTCGTACGTTCTATATTACAGAGTTTGTCATTGCTTCtatattattagtattgaACTTTACCGCTACTGTTGGGGATAAACCTTCACAATTATATGTAACTACTGATGGTGTCAAATCATCTCCAGAAACAGTTTCTAGTATTTTGTCATTTGTTACTTATTCGTGGTTAGATAAAATGGTTTTTCAAGCTTATAAGAATCCCTTAGAGATGAATGATATTTGGAGTTTGAGACGTGATGACTATGCCCTCCTTGTTTTACAATCATTCGAAGCTAGTAAATCGACTGCAAAGTTCACAATTAAACTTTTTTCCCACTTTAAATACTTATTCGCAATTCAGGCATTCTGGGCTGTTGTTGAATCTATAACAGTATTCATTCCGTCATTATTGTTGAAGAGAATTTTAGAATACGTAGAGGACCCAGTATCTACCCCAAAGAATTTAGCCTGGACTCTTGTATGCTTAATGCCATTTATTAAGATGATTGATTCTATTGCGTCAGGTTGTTCTTTATTCTTGGGTAGGAGAGTCTGTTTAAGAATGAAAGCCATTCTTATTGGTGAAATTTATGCAAAAGCTTtgagaagaaaaattacagTTTCTGAGGTTTCCAAAAAGGACGCTGATATAGACGATAAGTCTAAAAAGACtaagaagaataaagaCAAGAAAACGAAGAACGATAAAGAAGACTCCAGCAACACTGCTGAATTAGGTgcaattattaatttaatgtCCATTGATGCTTTTAAGGTGTCTGAAATATGTGGTTATCTCCATTTTTTTGTTGGTGCACTTTTTATGATCGTTATTTGTATTAGCTTGTTGTATGGTTTATTAGGTTGGAGTGCTTTAGTGGGTGCGGTTTCAATTGTTGCGTTATTACCACTTAATTACAAGATTGCCTCATATATAGCTGGTTTACAAAAGAGAATGTTAGCAATTACTGATAAGAGAATTCAAAAGTTGAATGAAACTTTTCAAAGTATCAggattattaaattttttgcTTGGGAAAATAGATTTTTCGAAAGCATTATGAAAGTCAGAAACGAAGAAATACATGAATTGAGGTTAAGAATGGCATGTTGGGCCGCTGGTGCATTTGTTTGGTTTATTACGCCAACCATAATTACATTACTTTCATTTTACTGTTACACTGTTATTGAAGGCAATACTTTAACAGCACCTATCGCATTCACgtcattatctttatttacCTTGTTAAGAACTCCATTAGATCAATTGTCCGATATGACTTCATATGTTGTGCAATCTAAAGTTTCTTTAGATAGAATTGGTGATTTtttgaatgaagaagaaacttCAAAATACGAACAGTTAGGACAGACACCAGGTCCAAACTCCCCAGCTATTGGATTTGAGGAAGCATCTTTTGCCTGGAATTTAAAATCCgaaaatgattttaaattGAGAGacataaatattgattttaaagaaggaaaattGAATGTTATTATTGGTCCTACTGGTTCTGGTAAAACATCATTGTTGTTAGCTTTGCTTGGAGAAATGGATTTAATATCTGGTAAGGTTTTTTTACCAGGAATTATCTCAAGAGACCATTTGGTTATTGATCCACGGACTGGCTTGACTGATTCCGTTGCGTACTGTTCGCAGTCAGCATGGTTATTGAATGATTccatcaaaaataatattacgTTTTCTTCCCCATTCAATCAGATGCGTTATGACAAGGTTATTGAAGCTTGTGGTTTAAAGCGtgatcttgaaattttgagTGCTGGGGATGCAACTGAGATTGGTGAAAAGGGTATTACCTTATCTGGTGGTCAAAAACAAAGAGTCTCGTTAGCCAGAGCTTtgtattcaaattcaaaaaatgttTTACTTGATGATTGTTTGTCAGCTGTTGACTCACATACAGCTTTATGGATTTATGAAAATTGTATCTCGGGACCTTTGATGGAAAATAGGACCTGCATTTTGATTTCTCATAATGTTGCATTAACTGTTCAAAAGGCTGAATGGATTGTTGTTATGGAGAATGGTAGAATTAAGGCTCAAGGCAATCCTGAAGACTTATTGAAAACTGGTGATTTGGGAGATGACGATTTGGTTGCATCTTCTTTCGCAAATTCACGTAGTCAATCTTCCGTCAACTTGAAATCTTTGGAAGATAAAAACACAGAAATGAAAGCTAAAAGTGCCGCGATTGAAGCTAAGTTACAAACAATCGCAGACCAACCTGAAGCTGACGTTAAAACTGATGGTAAATTAGTCGAAGAAGAGGGAAAGTCTAGTGGTGTTGTTGGATTCGACGTTTACAGCGGATATGCCAAGCTTCTAGGCGGCATCCCAACTTGGgctattattattcttacTTACACTGTTTCTCAGGCTGTTTATATGTTCCAATCATGGTGGTTAAGAAACTGGTCATTAGATAGTGAGAGTTCTAGTCAGTTTCTTATGAACAAAATAGCCTTAGCTTCTGTTGGTACAACTTACGATTTTTCTCAACTTAGACAATTACCAATTGTTAATACTATTGTTGGGGCCTCGGGGTTGGTGGCATCTACTGTTTCAAGAGTAAACACCTAtaaagaagagaataacactttatattatatttctatatatgCTGTTATTGGTGTCAGTTATTCAATCTTTGCATGTATTAGAGTTGTTGTCACTTTCTTTGCTGGAATTCATGCATCAAATAGGattttcaagaagatattgacAACTGTTTTAGGAGCTAAATTGAGATTCTTTGATAAAACTCCTCAGGGGCGTATTATGAATAGATTTTCAAAGGACATTGAATCTGTCGATCAGGAACTTATGCCGTTTGCTGAAGGTGCATTCATTTGTGTTGTGCAGTGTGTTTCTACCTTAATCCTTATTACGTTGATTACTCCAGgctttttgttttttgcAGTAATTATCTCTTTCTTATACTACTTAGTTGGTATATTTTATGTCACTACTTCAAGAGAATTAAAGAGATTTGAGTCTGTCACTAAATCTCCGATTCACCAACATTTTTCTGAATCTTTGACAGGTGTTGCAAGTATTAGAGCCTATGGTGTTGAAACAAGATTCATGAAACAGAATTTGAACTCTATTGACAAGAATAATAGACCATTTTTCTATTTATGGGTTGCAAACAGATGGTTATCATTCCGTATTGATGCAGTTGGATCATTAGTAATGTTTTTCTCTGGGGTTTTTGTATTAACTTCGATTGGTAAAATTGATGCCGGTTTGGCTGGTTTATCGTTATCATATGCAATTGCATTTTCAGAAAGTGCGTTATGGGTTGTTCGTCTTTATGCTACTGTTGAAATGAATATGAACTCCGTTGAAAGATTGCAAGAATATTTTACTATTGACCAAGAACCACCCCAAGAAATTCCTGAAACTGAACCTCGTGCTTCATGGCCTGAGAGGGGTGAAATTAATGTTCAAGATGTTTCCTTAAGATATGCTCCTGAATTGCCTAGAGTTATTAAGAATGTTACTTTTGATGTCGAACCCAACAATAAAATTGGTATTGTTGGTCGTACTGGTGCAGGTAAATCGACTATCATCACTGCTTTTTTCAGATTTTTGGATCCTGAAACAGGTAGCATTTTTATTGATGGTGTAGATATTACGAAGATAGGTTTGCGTAATTTGCGTGAAGCAATTACAATTATCCCTCAAGATCCGACCTTGTTTACAGGCACAATTAGATCTAATTTGGATCCTTTCGATCAATACACTGATGCTCAAATTTATGAGGCCTTGAGACGTGTAAACTTGATCAGCTCGGATGAATTGACGATCAGTGGTACTAACGAATCTGGCGAGAATCAGAACAAATTCACAGATCTTGACTCTGCTGTTAGTGAAGGTGGTAATAACTTGTCGCAGGGCCAGAGACAATTAATGTGCTTAGGAAgatcattattaaagagTCCAAAGGTTATTTTACTTGATGAAGCTACTGCTTCCATTGATTATAAATCAGATGCCATGATTCAACAAACGATTCGTCAAGAATTTTCGAATTCAACCATTTTGACTATTGCGCACAGATTAAGATCAATTGTTGATTATGATAAGATCTTAGTTATGGATGCTGGTAGAGTGGTCGAATATGACAATCCATATGTCCTCATCTCAAAaaagaattctttattCTACAGTATGTGTGAAAACAGTGGAGAGTTGGATTCTCTTACAAAGCTTGCAAAGGAGA